Proteins from a genomic interval of Sphingobacterium lactis:
- a CDS encoding S41 family peptidase yields MRNIPFGKWTVLLVLLALIIGCKKDITKIEPPPRPGDGNRTEDQKVKDEIYNQYKRLSYWEEFIPVYNPASSFTDQFNNADAVLARLMSMTPQYTQYEFHPDRVGPLDHYSWIEYTDEEGSRASKADLADGYGMVVYFIEDRKDSLYVGFVEGGSPAEAAGLERGDKIIEMAGDKKMVSTNAEAIERYVQQNTLPLTWITKDNKTISKTLTYTTYDIQPFQLAKVFKEGGKDIAYIGLSSFEELTNGGRATEMKNKIDQAFTDFAKTSAKDLIVDLRYNGGGYVSSAAYLLNKIVNSSGNNKLMFKYDLNKNLEEERAEGDTEFADEVFKKSSTTEFANVYFLTTFETASAAEIIISALKPYANVKVLGYNGATYGKPVGFFREDITADIGLWAASFKIINAQDFTDYWDGIKCDYPYIYDNVEYDFGDPNEDMTRAALNLITTGKIAATQTTARSRVIKRSFSPQVRVPVNKRPVREMIKD; encoded by the coding sequence ATGAGAAATATTCCGTTTGGGAAATGGACCGTGTTATTGGTGCTGTTAGCACTGATCATCGGTTGTAAAAAAGATATCACTAAAATTGAACCTCCGCCACGTCCTGGTGATGGAAATAGGACAGAGGATCAAAAAGTTAAAGACGAGATATATAACCAGTATAAAAGGCTTTCCTATTGGGAAGAGTTCATTCCTGTTTATAATCCTGCATCTTCATTTACGGATCAGTTCAACAATGCCGATGCGGTGTTGGCACGCCTGATGAGCATGACGCCTCAGTATACGCAATATGAATTCCATCCGGATCGGGTAGGACCTCTCGATCACTACTCCTGGATTGAATATACAGATGAGGAAGGTAGCAGGGCATCCAAGGCTGATCTTGCCGATGGCTACGGTATGGTCGTCTATTTTATTGAAGATCGGAAGGATAGCTTATATGTTGGTTTTGTAGAAGGCGGTTCGCCGGCTGAAGCAGCAGGCCTGGAACGAGGGGACAAGATCATTGAGATGGCCGGAGATAAAAAGATGGTCAGCACAAATGCCGAAGCAATTGAACGCTATGTGCAACAGAATACTCTACCACTGACCTGGATAACCAAGGATAATAAAACCATTTCTAAAACTTTGACCTATACCACTTATGATATTCAGCCTTTTCAATTGGCGAAGGTATTCAAAGAAGGTGGGAAGGATATCGCTTATATTGGGTTATCTTCCTTTGAGGAACTGACCAATGGAGGTCGGGCTACGGAAATGAAAAACAAGATCGATCAAGCCTTTACTGATTTTGCCAAGACCTCGGCTAAAGACCTGATCGTGGATCTTCGCTACAATGGTGGCGGCTATGTCAGTTCTGCGGCTTACCTGTTAAACAAGATCGTGAACAGTTCTGGCAACAACAAGCTGATGTTCAAATATGATCTCAACAAGAACCTAGAGGAAGAAAGAGCAGAAGGCGATACGGAGTTTGCTGATGAGGTCTTTAAGAAAAGCAGCACCACAGAATTTGCCAATGTGTATTTCCTGACTACGTTCGAAACGGCCTCTGCCGCTGAGATTATCATCAGTGCTTTGAAGCCATATGCGAATGTGAAAGTACTCGGCTATAACGGTGCGACCTACGGTAAGCCTGTTGGATTTTTCAGGGAGGATATAACAGCCGATATCGGGTTGTGGGCAGCTTCCTTTAAGATTATCAATGCGCAGGATTTTACGGATTATTGGGATGGTATCAAGTGTGACTATCCGTATATTTATGATAACGTTGAATATGACTTTGGGGATCCCAATGAGGACATGACCCGTGCGGCGTTGAACCTGATTACGACCGGAAAAATTGCCGCAACACAAACTACGGCACGATCTCGCGTAATCAAAAGGTCATTTTCTCCACAGGTACGTGTTCCGGTAAATAAAAGGCCTGTTCGGGAGATGATCAAAGACTAA